The following proteins come from a genomic window of Emys orbicularis isolate rEmyOrb1 chromosome 9, rEmyOrb1.hap1, whole genome shotgun sequence:
- the NKAP gene encoding NF-kappa-B-activating protein has product MAPVSRSRSPQGSPGSRRKGGSSSSSSASPSPPRPSRPHRPASPEKRGRRSRSRERNGLKHSGHRRSRSWSRSRERTPGGPRSSSAHHGHHHHGGGGKQWPDYYEKEKEEILRQRRLNERERIGELGAPEVWGLSPKFPDPDSDEHTPAEDEEAKSKKSSSSDSSSEEEKKKKKKKEKKRKRSKRKHRKHSGDSDSESESELNTSDEEDKKKTKKKKKKHRKKKSKKKKSKRSRKKSSDSSSEDSDDEALQGDDLWIERSKNTDADNLIGPEAPKMHASQDDRPLNYGHALLPGEGAAMAEYVKAGKRIPRRGEIGLTSEEIASFESSGYVMSGSRHRRMEAVRLRKENQIYSADEKRALASFNQEERRKRENKILASFREMVYRKTKGKEDK; this is encoded by the exons ATGGCCCCGGTGTCCCGGTCTCGAAGCCCCCAAGGGTCTCCAGGCTCCCGGCGGaagggcggcagcagcagcagctcctccgcgAGCCCCTCGCCCCCGAGACCCAGCCGCCCCCACCGGCCCGCGTCTCCCGAGAAGCGGGGCAGGAGGTCGCGGTCCCGGGAGCGCAACGGCTTGAAGCACTCGGGCCACCGGCGGAGCCGCAGCTGGTCCCGCTCCCGGGAGCGCACGCCGGGCGGGCCGCGCTCCTCCTCCGCTCACCACGGGCACCATCACCACGGCggcggcgggaagcagtggccgGACTACTacgagaaggagaaggaggagatcCTGCGGCAGAG GAGactaaatgagagagagaggattgGTGAACTGGGAGCACCTGAAGTCTGGGGACTGTCACCAAAGTTTCctgacccaga ttCCGATGAGCATACCCCAGCAGAAGATGAGGAGGCAAAATCTAAGAAGAGTAGCTCTTCAGATTCCAGTTCAGAAG aagagaaaaagaagaagaagaaaaaggaaaagaaaagaaagaggtccaaaagaaaacacagaaagcaTTCTGGGGACAGTGACAGCGAGTCTGAGTCTGAGCTAAACACGAGTG ATGAGGAAGATAAAAAGAAaaccaagaagaagaaaaagaaacatagAAA AAAGAAGTCTAAGAAAAAGAAGAGTAAGAGGAGTAGGAAGAAATCCAGTGATTCGAGTAGTGAAGATTCTGATGATGAAGCACTTCAAGGGGACGATCTCTGGATTGAGAGATCAA aaaATACAGACGCTGATAATTTAATTGGACCAGAAGCTCCAAAAATGCATGCATCTCAAGATGATAGGCCTTTGAA ctaTGGCCATGCTTTGCTGCCTGGTGAAGGGGCAGCCATGGCAGAGTACGTAAAGGCTGGGAAACGCATCCCTCGAAGAGGTGAAATTGGCCTGACCAGTGAAGAGATCGCATCATTCGAGAGCTCTGGTTATGTAATGAGTGGTAGcag GCATCGCCGAATGGAAGCTGTGCGTCTGCGTAAAGAGAACCAGATCTACAGTGCAGATGAGAAGAGAGCTCTGGCATCTTTCAACCAGGAGGAGAGACGGAAGCGAGAGAACAAGATCCTGGCTAGCTTCCGGGAGATGGTCTACAGAAAGACTAAGGGCAAAGAAGACAAAtaa